One Candidatus Binatia bacterium genomic window carries:
- a CDS encoding carbon starvation protein A produces the protein MRLVKVIPWFAIALVGAYALGQIAYWRGETVNAVWFIAAAAAVYAIAYRFYSAFLAARLFALDACRLTPAEAINDGRDFVPTNRWVVFGHHFAAIAGPGPLIGPTLAAQFGYLPGTLWILAGVVLGGAVQDFCVLCGSLRRGGRSLGQMAKDEIGPIGGFAALVGVFSIMIILIAVLALVVVNALRHSPWGSFTVGATIPIAMIMGVYMRWIRPHDVLGGTILGLVLLFFALIGGRWVDQHPVLGPMFTFSGTQLAWAIILYGFAASVVPVWLLLAPRDYLSTFVKLGTVFALALGILAMRPEIELPAITRFVDGSGPIFAGKVFPFCFITIACGAISGFHSLISSGTTPKLLRRETDAPMIGYGCMLLESFVAIMAMIAAASLKPGVYFAINSPAGVVGADPVQATQTITSWGFPVTVAEMEELARNIGEHTVFARTGGAPSLAVGMAHIFTNALNGTAIALWYHFAIMFEALFILTTLDAGTRVGRFMLQDLLGNIWPALGRTAWYPSIILTSTIVVAAWGYFLYQGVIDPLGGVNILWPLFGIANQLLAAIALVVVTTILIREGKVKYVWVTLIPLTWLLAVTFTAGYQKIFSPDPTLGFLAQAHDLSAQLASGAIPVDKVRSARAQIFNLRLDAGVTALFLFLVLLILFEAVRAWIRALQPKGEHAAVAGVPGPV, from the coding sequence ATGAGACTCGTCAAAGTGATTCCCTGGTTTGCCATTGCCCTAGTTGGAGCCTACGCACTCGGCCAAATCGCCTATTGGCGTGGCGAAACAGTTAATGCCGTTTGGTTCATTGCCGCGGCTGCTGCGGTGTATGCGATCGCTTATCGCTTCTACAGCGCTTTCCTGGCTGCCCGCTTGTTCGCCCTCGACGCTTGCCGCCTCACGCCCGCAGAGGCCATCAACGACGGGCGCGACTTCGTCCCCACCAATCGGTGGGTGGTCTTCGGCCACCACTTTGCCGCGATTGCAGGCCCCGGTCCGCTGATTGGCCCTACGTTGGCAGCACAGTTCGGTTACCTGCCTGGTACGTTGTGGATTCTGGCTGGCGTTGTGCTCGGAGGAGCAGTGCAAGACTTTTGCGTGTTGTGCGGGAGCCTGCGACGCGGCGGGCGCTCCCTCGGCCAGATGGCAAAAGACGAAATTGGCCCGATCGGCGGATTTGCCGCCCTGGTCGGGGTTTTTTCTATCATGATCATTTTGATCGCGGTCCTCGCGCTCGTGGTGGTCAACGCGCTTCGGCACAGCCCCTGGGGGAGCTTCACGGTAGGCGCCACAATTCCCATTGCCATGATCATGGGCGTGTACATGCGCTGGATTCGGCCCCACGATGTCCTTGGAGGAACCATCCTGGGCCTCGTGCTGTTGTTCTTCGCACTCATCGGTGGGCGATGGGTTGATCAACATCCGGTTCTCGGACCGATGTTTACCTTTTCCGGAACGCAACTCGCTTGGGCGATTATTCTTTACGGGTTCGCAGCCTCGGTGGTTCCAGTCTGGCTCCTCCTCGCGCCGCGCGACTACTTGTCCACCTTCGTCAAGCTCGGCACTGTCTTTGCCCTAGCCTTAGGCATCTTGGCCATGCGACCGGAAATTGAATTGCCGGCAATCACGCGCTTCGTCGACGGGTCGGGCCCGATCTTCGCGGGCAAAGTGTTTCCCTTCTGCTTTATTACAATTGCTTGCGGGGCAATTTCCGGCTTTCACTCGCTGATCTCCTCGGGCACCACGCCCAAGTTACTGCGGCGGGAAACCGACGCTCCGATGATTGGTTACGGCTGCATGCTGCTCGAGTCGTTTGTTGCAATCATGGCAATGATTGCCGCCGCCTCGCTCAAGCCGGGGGTCTACTTCGCCATCAATAGCCCAGCAGGTGTTGTTGGTGCCGACCCGGTCCAAGCAACTCAGACAATCACGTCTTGGGGATTTCCCGTTACCGTGGCCGAAATGGAGGAGTTGGCACGGAACATCGGGGAGCATACGGTGTTTGCACGCACGGGGGGGGCGCCGAGCCTCGCCGTCGGCATGGCACACATCTTCACCAATGCGCTGAACGGGACCGCCATCGCACTTTGGTACCACTTTGCGATCATGTTCGAGGCGCTCTTCATTCTAACGACCCTAGATGCTGGCACGCGCGTGGGCCGGTTTATGTTGCAAGATCTGCTCGGAAACATTTGGCCCGCGTTAGGTCGGACTGCTTGGTACCCGAGCATCATCTTAACCAGCACCATCGTGGTGGCCGCTTGGGGGTATTTCTTGTACCAAGGGGTCATCGATCCGCTTGGCGGAGTGAACATTCTTTGGCCCTTGTTTGGCATTGCCAATCAGTTGCTCGCCGCGATCGCCTTGGTCGTTGTGACCACCATCCTCATCCGCGAGGGCAAGGTGAAATACGTTTGGGTCACACTCATTCCGCTGACATGGCTGCTGGCCGTCACGTTCACTGCCGGGTATCAGAAAATCTTTTCGCCCGATCCGACGTTGGGCTTTCTTGCGCAAGCTCATGACCTCAGTGCGCAGCTCGCCAGTGGTGCAATCCCTGTAGACAAGGTGCGCTCGGCTCGAGCCCAAATTTTTAACTTACGCCTCGATGCCGGCGTGACAGCTTTGTTCCTGTTCCTCGTGCTCCTTATTCTGTTCGAGGCGGTCCGGGCCTGGATCCGTGCGCTACAGCCCAAGGGGGAACACGCGGCCGTCGCAGGCGTTCCGGGACCGGTGTGA
- the clpA gene encoding ATP-dependent Clp protease ATP-binding subunit ClpA: MRISRELEISLALAFNEARRRRHEFVCIEHLLYALLHDEDIIDIIRHCGGDVDALKRALETFFDRHLERVPEGLPVQPQQTTGFQRVLQRAAAHVQSAGKEEIQARNVLVAIFREPDSHAAYFMEQQGITRLDVLNYISHGVSKIGEENLSRLPLGDDEEDDDQDFDGESKRGRDPLALFTTELVAKAAAGKIDPIIGRERELARTAHVLCRRRKNNPVFVGEPGVGKTALAEGLALMIHKGDVPRSLQNAKIYALDMGALLAGTRFRGDFEQRLKGVISALKKQSNAILFIDEIHTLVGAGAASGGSLDASNILKPALQSGEIRCIGATTYQDYKNYFERDRALARRFQKIEIAEPTVEQTLEIVRGLKKYYERHHGVTYTRGALKAAVELAARYINDRHLPDKALDVIDEAGAKLQAEGGPNSRRRVVRVKDVEQVVAQMAKIPPRSVSLSDRERLQTLERDLKLSVFGQDEAIHTLASAIKLARAGLGQPEKPVGCFLFAGPTGVGKTEVAKQLASTLGVEFIRFDMSEYMEAHTVSRLIGAPPGYVGFDQGGLLTDAIRKSPHAVLLLDEIEKAHPNLFNILLQVMDHATLTDNNGRKADFRNVILIMTTNAGAQEMATNPIGFGARSNAHKAQEALERLFSPEFRNRLDAIIHFKPLSPEVIERVVDKFIAQLDAQLNERRVFLQITPAARKYLAEKGYDRTFGARPMARLIQTEIKRVLADEILFGQLQRGGRVEIDAREGRLVFHYEPLSEPRPVDAADVD, from the coding sequence ATGCGCATCAGTCGAGAGTTAGAAATTTCCTTGGCGCTGGCGTTTAACGAAGCTCGCCGGCGGCGGCATGAGTTCGTGTGCATCGAGCACCTCCTTTACGCGCTGCTCCACGACGAGGACATTATCGACATCATTCGCCACTGCGGGGGCGATGTTGACGCGTTGAAGCGTGCTTTGGAGACGTTTTTCGATCGCCACTTGGAGCGTGTCCCCGAGGGGTTACCCGTGCAACCGCAGCAGACTACCGGCTTTCAGCGAGTGTTGCAGCGGGCCGCGGCGCACGTGCAGTCCGCCGGCAAGGAAGAAATTCAGGCGCGGAATGTTTTGGTCGCGATATTTCGCGAGCCGGATTCGCATGCCGCTTATTTTATGGAGCAACAGGGGATTACACGGCTGGATGTGCTCAATTACATCTCCCACGGGGTGTCCAAGATCGGTGAGGAGAATTTGTCCCGCCTGCCGTTGGGCGATGACGAAGAGGACGACGATCAAGACTTCGACGGTGAATCCAAGCGGGGGCGGGACCCGCTGGCCTTGTTCACCACGGAGTTGGTGGCCAAGGCGGCGGCAGGGAAGATCGATCCGATTATCGGTCGAGAGCGTGAACTCGCCCGTACCGCTCATGTCTTGTGCCGGCGGCGGAAGAACAATCCCGTGTTCGTGGGAGAGCCCGGAGTGGGTAAAACGGCGCTGGCAGAAGGTTTGGCGCTGATGATCCACAAAGGGGACGTTCCCCGGTCATTACAGAACGCGAAAATTTACGCGCTGGACATGGGGGCTTTGCTCGCTGGCACCCGTTTCCGTGGTGATTTCGAGCAGCGGTTAAAGGGTGTCATCTCCGCGCTCAAGAAGCAAAGCAACGCGATTTTGTTCATCGACGAGATCCATACCTTGGTGGGCGCAGGCGCTGCGAGCGGCGGGTCGCTCGATGCTTCGAACATTCTCAAACCTGCACTGCAATCCGGGGAGATCCGTTGCATCGGGGCGACCACGTACCAGGACTACAAGAATTACTTCGAGCGCGACCGGGCCTTGGCGCGCCGGTTCCAAAAAATTGAAATCGCTGAACCCACCGTGGAGCAAACGTTGGAGATCGTGCGTGGCCTAAAGAAGTATTACGAGCGCCACCACGGGGTGACCTACACGCGCGGTGCACTGAAAGCGGCAGTCGAACTCGCGGCCCGCTACATCAACGACCGCCACCTGCCGGATAAAGCACTCGACGTGATCGACGAGGCAGGCGCCAAGTTACAGGCCGAAGGGGGCCCCAACAGTCGCCGTCGAGTGGTGCGGGTCAAGGACGTGGAACAAGTGGTCGCGCAAATGGCGAAGATTCCTCCGCGTTCGGTTTCGTTGTCTGATCGTGAACGGCTGCAGACGCTGGAGCGCGACTTGAAGCTCTCGGTCTTCGGGCAGGACGAAGCGATCCACACTCTTGCCTCTGCGATCAAGCTGGCGCGCGCCGGACTCGGGCAGCCTGAAAAGCCGGTCGGCTGCTTTTTGTTTGCCGGGCCCACTGGCGTAGGAAAAACCGAGGTGGCCAAGCAGTTGGCATCGACCCTTGGAGTTGAGTTCATCCGCTTTGATATGAGCGAATACATGGAGGCGCACACGGTATCGCGTCTAATTGGTGCCCCTCCGGGATATGTAGGCTTTGATCAGGGCGGGTTGCTGACCGACGCGATCCGCAAGTCGCCCCATGCGGTGCTGTTGTTGGACGAGATTGAGAAAGCGCATCCGAACCTGTTCAACATCTTGTTGCAGGTGATGGACCACGCCACGTTGACGGACAACAACGGCCGTAAAGCAGATTTCCGCAACGTGATTCTGATTATGACCACGAACGCGGGCGCACAGGAAATGGCCACGAATCCGATCGGTTTTGGCGCTCGGAGCAACGCACACAAAGCGCAAGAAGCGTTGGAGCGGCTCTTTAGTCCAGAATTCCGCAACCGCTTGGACGCGATCATTCACTTTAAACCCCTGAGCCCCGAAGTGATCGAGCGGGTGGTGGATAAGTTCATTGCGCAACTCGACGCCCAGTTGAACGAGCGCAGGGTGTTTCTGCAAATCACGCCAGCAGCGCGGAAATACCTGGCCGAAAAGGGTTACGACCGCACCTTTGGTGCTCGGCCCATGGCCAGATTGATTCAAACCGAAATCAAACGGGTACTGGCGGACGAAATTCTCTTCGGGCAACTGCAGCGCGGTGGGCGGGTGGAAATTGACGCGCGCGAGGGAAGGCTGGTTTTCCACTATGAACCGCTGTCGGAGCCTCGCCCGGTCGATGCTGCCGATGTGGACTGA
- a CDS encoding LLM class F420-dependent oxidoreductase translates to MKNLELGLQLGYWGAQPRQGFVEAAQEAERLGYSAVFTAEAWGSDAFTPLAWIGAHTTRIRLGTAIAQISARTPTATAMAALTLDHLSGGRVILGLGVSGPQVVEGWYGQPFGQPLARTREYVAIIRQVLRREGPVMNPGPHYPLPYSGPGSWGLGKPLRSITHPLRADLPIWLGAEGPKNVALAAEICDGWFPLYYSPYRPEVYAEQIRHAKPGFAIAPLVFVNVGDDVDTALLPVKAMLGFYIGGMGAQKRNFHKELMARMGFEAEAERIQQLFLEGRRDEAVAAVPDQFADEISLVGPKERIRDRLEAWRESPVTMLLIMSHDMSVVRTMAELVLG, encoded by the coding sequence ATGAAGAATCTCGAATTAGGTTTGCAGCTCGGGTATTGGGGAGCGCAGCCGCGCCAAGGGTTTGTGGAGGCTGCGCAAGAAGCAGAACGGCTTGGATACTCGGCGGTTTTCACCGCGGAGGCTTGGGGGTCGGATGCCTTTACTCCGCTAGCATGGATTGGCGCTCACACCACGCGCATTCGCTTAGGTACGGCAATCGCGCAAATCTCTGCGCGGACACCGACGGCGACGGCCATGGCTGCACTGACGCTTGACCACCTGTCGGGTGGCCGCGTCATCTTGGGATTAGGGGTTTCGGGGCCGCAAGTGGTCGAGGGTTGGTACGGTCAGCCATTCGGCCAGCCACTTGCGCGGACGCGCGAATACGTTGCAATCATCCGTCAGGTCCTGAGGCGGGAAGGCCCGGTGATGAACCCTGGCCCACATTATCCTTTGCCGTACTCTGGTCCAGGATCGTGGGGTTTGGGAAAGCCGTTGCGCTCAATCACACACCCGTTACGAGCGGACTTGCCAATCTGGCTCGGGGCTGAGGGACCGAAGAACGTCGCGCTCGCGGCCGAGATTTGTGATGGCTGGTTTCCGCTGTATTATTCCCCGTATCGGCCTGAGGTTTATGCGGAGCAAATTCGTCATGCGAAGCCCGGGTTTGCAATTGCTCCTCTCGTCTTTGTGAACGTCGGAGATGATGTGGACACAGCCTTACTTCCGGTGAAGGCAATGTTGGGCTTTTATATCGGAGGCATGGGGGCACAAAAGCGCAACTTCCACAAAGAACTCATGGCGCGGATGGGCTTCGAAGCCGAGGCCGAGAGGATCCAGCAACTATTTTTGGAGGGGCGGCGGGATGAAGCAGTTGCTGCGGTCCCGGATCAGTTCGCGGATGAAATTTCTCTAGTTGGGCCGAAAGAACGTATCCGGGATCGACTCGAGGCGTGGCGGGAAAGTCCTGTGACCATGCTCCTGATTATGTCTCACGACATGTCCGTAGTGCGGACGATGGCAGAGCTCGTACTCGGATGA
- a CDS encoding glucose 1-dehydrogenase, which yields MDLKLASLFDLRGRIALVTGGSRGLGREMVLGFARAGADVVIASRKRDNCERVAKEVEAIGRRALPVACHVGKWSEIDHLIDVVYNAFGRIDILVNNAGMSPLYPSLPEITEELYDKVLAVNLKGPFRLASVIGSRMASGDGGVIINVTSVAAERPTPAEAPYAAAKAGLNTLTLALAQAFGPKVRVNAIEAGPFLTDVSRHWDLDAVASYAQTNIALRRIGDPSEIVGTALYLATPASSYTTGAIIRVDGGMR from the coding sequence ATGGATCTCAAGTTGGCTTCACTGTTCGATCTGCGGGGAAGGATTGCGCTTGTGACAGGGGGGAGCCGCGGGCTGGGCCGCGAAATGGTGCTTGGCTTTGCGAGGGCAGGCGCCGACGTGGTGATTGCCAGCCGCAAGCGGGACAACTGTGAACGTGTCGCGAAGGAGGTTGAAGCAATCGGACGGCGGGCGCTGCCCGTGGCGTGCCACGTGGGGAAGTGGAGCGAAATCGATCATCTGATCGACGTCGTTTACAACGCCTTTGGTCGCATCGACATTTTGGTGAATAATGCCGGAATGTCCCCATTGTATCCGTCGTTACCAGAAATCACTGAGGAGCTTTACGACAAGGTACTCGCGGTGAACCTCAAGGGTCCGTTTCGTCTTGCTAGCGTCATCGGTAGTCGGATGGCGAGCGGCGACGGCGGGGTGATCATCAATGTCACGAGTGTTGCCGCGGAACGCCCGACGCCCGCTGAGGCGCCGTATGCGGCAGCAAAAGCTGGGTTGAACACGCTGACCTTGGCCCTAGCGCAGGCCTTCGGCCCTAAGGTGCGCGTGAACGCGATCGAAGCAGGACCGTTTTTGACCGATGTCAGTCGCCATTGGGACCTCGACGCCGTGGCTAGTTACGCACAGACGAACATCGCGTTGCGTCGGATCGGAGACCCTTCGGAGATTGTGGGAACAGCCCTTTACCTCGCCACGCCGGCGTCTAGCTACACTACCGGGGCGATCATCCGAGTCGATGGTGGTATGCGTTAA
- the clpS gene encoding ATP-dependent Clp protease adapter ClpS, translating into MGERRPEWEDEVPTVPKTRTRRKVQQPKLYKVLLHNDDYTTMDFVVYVLMTVFHRSEAEAVRIMLHVHHHGVGVAGVYPREVAETRVAQVEALARQHEYPLRCSIEEA; encoded by the coding sequence ATGGGTGAACGGCGACCTGAGTGGGAAGACGAGGTCCCCACGGTCCCGAAGACAAGAACCCGGCGGAAAGTGCAGCAACCGAAACTTTATAAGGTGCTGCTGCACAACGACGACTACACGACCATGGATTTCGTCGTGTACGTGTTGATGACGGTGTTCCACCGCTCGGAGGCAGAGGCGGTGCGCATCATGCTTCACGTGCATCACCACGGCGTCGGTGTGGCCGGCGTGTACCCGCGAGAGGTGGCAGAAACTCGTGTGGCTCAGGTCGAAGCACTGGCGCGCCAACACGAGTACCCGCTACGTTGCAGCATCGAGGAGGCGTGA
- a CDS encoding response regulator, with product MREAGSRRLCKARYLSLSNLQPKEGEAALEEGRLNPSTQLFRDRLRTALIMVAAALFLFAIGEWFWSRDQVEGLYALKVVEFAAIAFGLLVTRRLRSQSVYELSAVAVFSILSTTAALGGLIVGDLVTPALVLTVMALAAAVLLPWSWRFQLVAVTVATAALVLSTWVSPPTSWSEVGYAYVTAAVAFLASVYICAEADRYRSSRERAEAELRAARRAAEEASEAKTRFLANISHEIRTPLNGIIGMTQIALETDLTEEQREYLEIVRMSADTLLSLVNDILDLSRMESGQLQLEPIPFSLRERIGELMKGLAIRAHQKQLELAWRAAPDVPDTLVGDPSRLQQVLANLVGNAIKFTEHGHVTLEVECQSPPTETTVVLHFVVRDTGVGISPERSRHLFEPFEGEEVSSQATRPGAGLGLAIVKRLVELMHGTIWFESEPGVGTHFHFTARFAPTNAISPVVPRVLPFHVTSRILLVEPQKATRNVINELFTSWGLRVASAKNGAEARALLERGIREKAPYSLIVLSSHLPDEDGLALAEAIISDPRYETPQIVLLTDSTAVGEAARARALGLSPPVIRPPKYEELFRVIVAAFGPESRPTSLVTMLGEVAIYSAQTRTRRRILLAEDNPMNQQLVKRLLEPRGYEVVIVSNGAEAVAAMQKNGFDLILMDLQMPVMDGIAAAQAIRALEPPGRPRVPILALTAHVLPSDQERCLAAGMDGYITKPIQARRLVETVEAFLTFVPVAPGGPGGASPPSSGGTSPSQRGRAHGPARY from the coding sequence ATGAGGGAGGCGGGTTCCCGCCGACTCTGCAAAGCCCGGTATCTATCGCTGAGCAACCTGCAACCAAAGGAAGGGGAGGCAGCGTTGGAGGAAGGAAGGCTCAACCCATCGACACAATTGTTCCGCGACCGGCTTCGCACTGCGCTCATCATGGTGGCCGCGGCTCTGTTCCTGTTCGCGATCGGGGAGTGGTTCTGGAGCCGCGATCAGGTCGAGGGGCTTTATGCGCTGAAAGTCGTGGAGTTCGCTGCCATCGCATTCGGACTGCTCGTAACGCGACGGCTGCGGAGCCAATCTGTGTACGAGCTCAGTGCCGTCGCGGTGTTCTCAATCTTGAGCACGACGGCTGCACTCGGCGGCCTGATCGTAGGTGATCTGGTCACCCCAGCGCTCGTCCTCACGGTCATGGCCCTAGCCGCAGCCGTGCTCTTGCCATGGAGCTGGCGGTTCCAGCTGGTCGCCGTAACCGTTGCCACCGCCGCGCTCGTGCTGTCTACTTGGGTGTCGCCCCCGACGAGTTGGTCCGAAGTGGGTTACGCCTACGTCACTGCCGCGGTCGCGTTCCTGGCATCGGTCTACATTTGCGCGGAAGCAGACCGCTACCGAAGCAGTCGGGAGCGTGCAGAGGCTGAACTCCGCGCCGCTCGCCGCGCAGCCGAAGAGGCCAGTGAGGCAAAAACTCGTTTCCTCGCCAACATCTCGCACGAAATCCGCACGCCGTTGAACGGCATCATCGGCATGACCCAGATCGCGCTCGAAACGGATCTAACGGAGGAGCAGCGCGAGTACCTGGAAATCGTCCGCATGTCCGCCGACACACTGCTCTCCCTGGTAAACGATATCCTGGATCTTTCCCGCATGGAGAGCGGCCAGCTACAACTCGAGCCCATCCCCTTCTCCCTGCGCGAGCGCATTGGCGAACTGATGAAAGGGCTTGCCATTCGCGCCCACCAGAAACAGCTAGAACTCGCCTGGCGTGCCGCCCCGGATGTGCCCGATACCCTTGTCGGCGATCCCTCTCGACTACAGCAAGTTCTTGCCAACCTCGTCGGCAACGCCATCAAGTTCACGGAACACGGGCACGTCACTTTAGAGGTCGAATGCCAGAGCCCGCCGACCGAGACGACGGTGGTCCTTCACTTCGTGGTCCGGGATACCGGTGTGGGGATTTCGCCGGAGCGCTCCCGCCACTTATTCGAGCCGTTTGAGGGAGAGGAAGTATCCAGTCAAGCGACCCGACCAGGCGCTGGCCTCGGGCTGGCGATCGTTAAACGCCTGGTTGAGCTGATGCATGGAACCATCTGGTTCGAAAGCGAACCCGGGGTTGGAACACACTTCCATTTCACCGCGCGCTTTGCGCCCACCAATGCAATCAGCCCGGTCGTCCCCAGAGTGCTCCCCTTCCATGTCACAAGCCGCATCTTGCTCGTCGAACCGCAGAAGGCGACCAGAAACGTGATCAACGAGCTGTTTACTAGTTGGGGTCTCCGCGTAGCGTCGGCGAAGAACGGCGCCGAGGCACGCGCATTACTCGAGCGCGGCATACGGGAAAAAGCTCCGTACAGTCTCATTGTGCTCAGCAGCCATCTGCCTGACGAGGATGGCCTTGCGCTTGCCGAGGCCATCATTTCCGATCCGCGCTATGAAACTCCACAAATCGTTTTACTCACAGACAGCACGGCGGTCGGTGAGGCAGCGCGCGCTCGCGCCCTTGGGCTCAGCCCACCCGTGATTCGCCCACCCAAGTACGAAGAGCTGTTCCGGGTTATCGTTGCGGCGTTCGGCCCGGAGTCGCGACCCACATCGCTCGTAACCATGCTCGGCGAAGTGGCCATCTACAGTGCGCAGACACGTACTCGCCGCCGCATTCTGCTTGCCGAAGACAATCCAATGAACCAACAACTCGTCAAACGGTTGCTCGAGCCGCGGGGATATGAAGTGGTGATCGTGAGCAACGGTGCCGAAGCTGTAGCGGCCATGCAGAAAAACGGATTCGACCTCATCCTGATGGACCTGCAAATGCCGGTCATGGACGGCATCGCAGCCGCACAGGCGATCCGCGCGTTGGAACCGCCTGGCAGACCGCGAGTGCCCATCTTGGCGCTCACGGCGCACGTGCTGCCCAGCGATCAAGAACGTTGCCTTGCTGCTGGAATGGACGGGTATATCACTAAGCCGATCCAAGCCCGACGCTTGGTAGAAACCGTAGAGGCGTTCCTGACATTCGTGCCCGTAGCTCCCGGTGGGCCGGGCGGCGCTAGTCCCCCAAGCAGTGGCGGCACCTCACCGTCGCAGCGTGGCCGGGCACACGGACCCGCACGATACTAA
- a CDS encoding L,D-transpeptidase family protein — MVERTSSTWASVLTLVSLVCVLIGGAVATRADTARPSVSEMLLDWMKWGSEEWLRRAEQEYREGNLKEAVKAAEEAVRLRPGSAYTHRLLGYLYATLGQNREARAEFERAAIIEPKLRVTLADFYLAQAWAELEAQLRRDPNDPEIARRLRAVAALAELNPELKNLLRRQEEPVRDSAAAEKVPPVLLSESAPYALVVEKRSQTARLYRWTPSGITLDRTYPVTTGQVSGEKQRRGDMRTPDGVYTVQDLIPGDNLPEIYGAFALPLNYPNAWDRLRRRDGHGIWIHGSDRLTQPFRPRETRGCVVMREEDLLHLANLVRPQLTPVLIAEVVPYKSSRDWEQWFAPLRTERQAGELLAAALGPDYVAAIHRGGEQITRLYYARDRSWTVLAREAEPALNPEEWGEKIATVLPQSVSSLERIEIERSAKLPRLVIRTTQPARPRAFKQESADRLYLDLPGVRPGPVPETMEGDGAWIRQVKIGASHADPPVTRVVVDLYQPTTYRITTRGKETVVSLMKP; from the coding sequence GTGGTGGAACGAACAAGCAGCACCTGGGCTTCTGTCCTGACTCTAGTCTCCCTCGTTTGCGTACTCATCGGTGGGGCCGTCGCCACGCGCGCAGACACCGCGCGACCCTCGGTCAGTGAAATGCTGCTCGACTGGATGAAGTGGGGAAGCGAGGAATGGTTGAGGAGAGCCGAACAAGAATACCGTGAGGGAAACTTGAAAGAGGCCGTAAAGGCAGCCGAAGAGGCCGTCCGGCTCAGACCGGGTTCGGCGTACACCCATCGGCTTCTAGGCTATCTCTACGCCACTTTAGGGCAGAATCGAGAGGCCCGTGCCGAGTTCGAGCGAGCCGCAATCATTGAACCAAAGTTGCGGGTCACTTTAGCCGACTTTTACCTCGCACAAGCTTGGGCGGAACTGGAGGCGCAGCTCCGCCGTGACCCTAACGACCCGGAAATCGCGCGGAGGTTGCGAGCCGTGGCGGCCTTAGCGGAACTGAATCCGGAACTGAAAAATCTGCTGCGCCGCCAGGAAGAACCTGTTCGCGACTCGGCTGCAGCCGAAAAAGTGCCGCCGGTTTTGCTCAGCGAGTCTGCCCCGTATGCGCTCGTGGTGGAAAAACGTTCCCAGACAGCCCGCTTGTATCGCTGGACCCCGTCCGGAATTACTCTCGATCGCACCTACCCGGTCACGACTGGGCAAGTGTCCGGCGAAAAGCAACGAAGAGGCGATATGCGTACTCCCGATGGGGTATACACCGTGCAAGACCTCATTCCCGGTGACAACCTTCCGGAGATCTACGGTGCCTTTGCGCTACCCTTGAACTACCCAAATGCGTGGGACCGACTGCGACGCCGCGACGGTCATGGGATTTGGATCCACGGAAGTGACCGTCTCACGCAGCCTTTCCGGCCACGCGAAACACGCGGCTGCGTGGTGATGCGTGAGGAAGACTTGCTCCACTTAGCGAATCTCGTGCGCCCGCAGCTCACTCCGGTTTTGATTGCCGAAGTGGTGCCCTACAAAAGCTCCCGTGACTGGGAACAGTGGTTCGCACCGCTCCGTACTGAACGACAAGCCGGAGAGCTGCTGGCCGCGGCGCTAGGCCCGGACTACGTCGCCGCAATTCATCGCGGAGGCGAGCAGATTACTCGATTGTACTACGCACGCGATCGAAGTTGGACAGTGCTCGCTCGCGAAGCCGAACCGGCTCTCAACCCGGAGGAGTGGGGTGAGAAGATTGCCACCGTCCTACCACAGAGCGTCAGCTCGCTCGAACGAATCGAAATCGAGCGCAGTGCCAAACTGCCCCGCCTCGTGATCCGTACAACCCAGCCAGCGCGCCCGAGAGCTTTCAAGCAAGAATCGGCAGACCGTTTGTACCTAGACCTTCCGGGTGTGCGGCCTGGCCCCGTCCCCGAGACAATGGAAGGAGACGGCGCCTGGATTCGCCAAGTCAAAATCGGGGCCAGTCATGCGGATCCCCCAGTAACCCGCGTTGTAGTGGATCTTTACCAGCCGACTACTTACCGGATCACGACCAGGGGCAAAGAAACCGTAGTATCTTTGATGAAACCGTAA